Proteins encoded by one window of Aphidius gifuensis isolate YNYX2018 linkage group LG2, ASM1490517v1, whole genome shotgun sequence:
- the LOC122850364 gene encoding LOW QUALITY PROTEIN: protein scarlet-like (The sequence of the model RefSeq protein was modified relative to this genomic sequence to represent the inferred CDS: substituted 1 base at 1 genomic stop codon), whose translation MVVFTLPHFYHGGYNTGVCVNKAINNATLKTIPYTLNAGKCHMKFGNDGAHNNSSVKDYLVRKAQGGRIGTIYYLKSTLYWQDLSSLHKFLYCSFYDIVLERAKKNSTMPGKKNKKTHSHVGKNSPPRGLESIPGRSNCFSINADDQLSPAIRSIKIFNVTPLATTNLIKAAFSIFGTIESTQIILDNNGNPRGTALVVYTNKNDAMQAQKTCDEKCYFLSPSMIPVIVSTLEDLDRTLLPRAQVTAREKIADDKAKWDSPTLALSNEEQSLLQLQQPPLDTELDKLQKCVNGLCVNSSYMQHHTGYMHQDDIFIGTMTVMEHLWFMARMKLDRXMKNYEICDRIDNLLRQVGLFHRTSVTIGSNGGDDKVLSGGEKKRLAFITELLTDPKILFLDEPTTGQDSYSASVLISQLTSFASRGKTVLCTIHQPSSSIFDKFHRIILVADGRIAFSGTRVQALQFFAKQGYKCPSNFNPADYFVATLAIAPRDEDSSRRTAQRICDAFLTSDSCKEIDVTLQLEVHMSKSYDWRIDHSRTRDFKHPRWWTRLFWLTHRGFVQVIRDQSVQLLRILQETCVAIMAGLCFVAAVNLDQYGIQAVQSVIFVLVAENTFSPMYATLSLFPQELPLFLREYRAGMYSTHLYYISRIISLTPGLVLEPMIFTIIIYWLAGLRNSFESFLLTLLVTVFTMNVSSACGCFFSAAFETVPLAMAYLVPFDYLLMITMGPFAKLSSLPIYINWIKYISWSLHSTEAITILQWQGIHNISCGTSQPELPCVTDGSEVIDIYDFDEDNFWSDIISMAIIYASFHVLGYFFLWRRCRAK comes from the exons TTGAAGTCTACATTATATTGGCAGGACCTATCAAGTTTGCATAAATTTCTTTATTGCTCATTTTACGATATTGTGCTGGaacgtgcaaaaaaaaa TTCCACGATgcctggaaaaaaaaacaaaaaaacccaTTCACATGTTGGAAAAAACAGCCCACCACGTGGCTTGGAATCTATTCCTGGACGTAGCAATTGTTTTAGCATTAATGCAGATGACCAACTTAGTCCAGCAATAAGAAGTATCAAAATATTCAACGTCACACCACTGGCCAccacaaatttaattaaagctGCATTTTCCATATTTGGCACTATTGAGTCTACACaaataatacttgataataatggAAATCCACGAGGAACAGCCCTCGTGGTTTATACAAACAAGAATGATGCTATGCAGGCCCAAAAAACATGTGATGAAAAATGCTATTTTCTATCACC ATCGATGATACCAGTAATCGTATCCACACTTGAAGATTTAGATCGCACTCTGCTCCCAAGGG CACAAGTCACAGCTCGCGAAAAAATAGCTGATGATAAAGCTAAATGGGACTCTCCAACATTAGCTTTGTCTAATGAAGAACAGTCACTCTTACAATTACAACAACCACCGCTTGATACTGAACTCGATAAATTGCAAAAA tgtGTTAATGGATTATGTGTTAATTCATCGTACATGCAACATCATACTGGTTACATGCATCaagatgatatatttattggaacaATGACAGTGATGGAACATTTGTGGTTCATGGCAAGAATGAAGCTAGAtagatgaatgaaaaattatgaaatttgtgatagaattgataatttacttCGTCAAGTTGGTTTATTTCATCGAACAAGTGTTACAATTGGTAGCAATGGTGGTGATGATAAGGTTTTATCtggtggtgaaaaaaaaagactggCGTTTATTACTGag ttattaactgatccaaaaatattatttttggatGAACCAACAACTGGACAAGATTCTTATTCAGCAAGTGTACTCATATCACAATTAACATCATTTGCATCTCGTGGAAAAACTGTATTATGCACAATTCATCAACCAAGCTcatcaatatttgataaatttcataGAATTATTTTAGTTGCTGATGGTAGAATTGCATTTTCCGGTACTAGAGTACAAGCTCTCCAATTTTTTGCCAA acaAGGCTACAAGTGTCCTAGTAATTTTAATCCAGCTGATTATTTTGTTGCAACATTGGCTATTGCACCAAGAGATGAAGACAGCAGTCGTAGAACAGCTCAAAGAATTTGTGATGCATTTTTAACAAGTGATTCATGCAAAGAAATTGACGTTACATTACAGCTTGAAGTTCACATGTCAAAATCTTatgat TGGAGAATTGATCATTCAAGAACTCGAGATtt caaACATCCTAGATGGTGGACAAGATTATTTTGGCTAACACATCGTGGCTTTGTTCAAGTAATTCGTGATCAATCAGTTCAACTCTTAAGAATACTACAAGAAaca tgtGTTGCAATTATGGCTGGATTATGTTTTGTAGCAGCTGTTAATTTAGATCAATATGGTATACAAGCTGTTCAAAGTGTAATATTTGTACTTGTTGCTGAAAATACATTTTCTCCAATGTATGCAACACTCTCATTATTTCCACAAGAACTGCCATTATTTTTACGAGAATATAGAGCTGGAATGTATTCAACTCATCTCTATTACATCTCTAGAATTATTTCActg acACCTGGACTTGTACTGGAGCCAATGATTTTTACGATAATTATTTACTGGTTAGCAGGTCTTAGAAATTCATTTGAATCATTTTTGTTAACATTGTTGGTGACAGTATTTACTATGAATGTATCATCAGCTTGTGGCTGTTTTTTTTCTGCTGCATTTGAGACAGTACCATTGGCCATGGCTTATCTTGTACcgtttgattatttattgatgattaccATGGGACCATTTGCTAAattaag ctcTTTACCAATTTACATcaattggataaaatatatttcttggtCGCTGCATTCAACTGAAGCAATAACTATTCTTCAATGGCAAGGGATTCATAACATAT catgtGGAACCAGCCAGCCTGAACTTCCTTGTGTAACAGATGGCTCAGAAGTCATTGACATTTATGATTTTGATGAGGATAATTTTTGGAGTGATATCATATCAATGGCTATTATTTATGCGTCATTTCATGtacttggttatttttttctttggcgTAGATGTCGAGCTAAGTAA